A window from Halomicrobium urmianum encodes these proteins:
- a CDS encoding IS6 family transposase translates to MPKTDRLSGCLDQIELEFVEREATPRLLMKLSIQLHLAGLSLSNTVSFLEVFGVQRARSTVHNWVHKADLQPQDGREPDHVAVDETVIQLDDEHYWLYAAVDPDTNELLHTQLEPTKTNVLARAFFTELREKHDVDDAVFLVDGATPLKDACQRHGLDFKYERHGNRNSVERVFREIKRRTSSFSNCFSNAEADTADDWLKSFSFAWNQLI, encoded by the coding sequence ATACCAAAAACCGACCGCCTCAGCGGTTGTTTGGACCAGATCGAGTTAGAGTTTGTGGAGCGAGAAGCGACACCGCGACTACTGATGAAGCTCAGTATTCAGCTGCATCTGGCTGGACTCTCGCTTTCGAATACTGTCTCGTTTCTTGAGGTATTCGGTGTCCAACGCGCTCGGTCAACCGTTCACAACTGGGTTCACAAAGCCGATCTACAGCCCCAGGATGGGCGAGAACCGGATCACGTCGCGGTCGACGAAACCGTGATCCAACTCGATGACGAGCACTACTGGCTGTACGCTGCCGTCGATCCAGACACGAACGAATTACTCCATACACAGCTTGAACCGACGAAAACAAACGTTCTCGCTCGTGCGTTCTTCACCGAGCTCCGCGAGAAACACGATGTCGACGACGCCGTCTTTCTCGTCGATGGTGCGACACCGCTGAAAGACGCCTGCCAGCGACACGGCCTCGATTTCAAATACGAACGCCATGGAAATCGAAACAGTGTCGAACGTGTCTTTCGAGAAATAAAACGCCGTACATCTTCGTTCTCAAACTGCTTCAGCAACGCCGAAGCGGACACAGCCGACGACTGGCTCAAATCGTTCAGCTTCGCATGGAATCAGCTAATCTGA
- a CDS encoding DHH family phosphoesterase produces MSMSTGITMASMSTYAILGCGSVGHAVAEELVDEGKDVLILDQDEGRVEALRDQDLNARTADIADESIVSDLTDRDVVLILSPDVEANAAAVRHIRASGGEQFVVARADDPVSADDLTELGADVVVNPSAVIADSALRALETGELEYKAGQLGDVIDATEERMAIMVHRSPDPDSIASAAALRLIAADRDVDADIVYEGEIGHQENRAFVNLLGIELVSRGDIDLEDYDTFALVDAAKGGEPEVDRVDVIIDHYEHDHDHDATFEDIRPNVSSTSTILTKYIQELDLSLDQAVATALLYGIRAETLDFKRDTTPADLTAAAYLYPFADHDTLEQVESPSMSPETLDVLAEAIRNREVKGSHLVSNAGFIRDRDALSQAAQHLLNLEGITTTAVFAIADDTIYLAARSKDIRMNIGKVLNDAFGEIGDTAGHSTDASVEIPLGIFTGIETSEDKRDTLLRLAEEAVKSKLFEAMGVDSSGEGSNGS; encoded by the coding sequence ATATCAATGAGTACCGGCATCACGATGGCCTCGATGTCGACCTACGCGATTCTGGGCTGTGGGAGCGTGGGCCACGCGGTGGCGGAGGAGCTGGTCGACGAGGGGAAGGACGTCCTCATCCTCGACCAGGACGAGGGGCGGGTCGAGGCGCTCCGTGATCAGGACCTCAACGCGCGGACGGCCGACATCGCCGACGAGAGCATCGTCTCGGACCTGACCGACCGCGACGTGGTCCTCATCCTCTCGCCGGACGTCGAGGCCAACGCGGCCGCGGTGCGGCACATCCGGGCGTCGGGCGGCGAGCAGTTCGTCGTCGCCCGCGCCGACGACCCGGTGTCGGCCGACGACCTCACCGAACTCGGCGCAGACGTGGTGGTCAACCCCTCGGCGGTCATCGCCGACTCGGCTCTGCGGGCGCTGGAGACGGGCGAACTCGAGTACAAGGCCGGCCAGCTCGGGGACGTCATCGACGCGACGGAGGAGCGCATGGCGATCATGGTCCACCGCTCGCCCGACCCGGACTCCATCGCCAGCGCCGCCGCGCTGCGGCTGATCGCCGCCGACCGGGACGTCGATGCCGACATCGTCTACGAGGGCGAGATCGGCCACCAGGAGAACCGCGCGTTCGTCAACCTGCTGGGGATCGAACTCGTCTCGCGCGGGGACATCGACCTCGAGGACTACGACACCTTCGCGCTCGTCGACGCGGCCAAGGGTGGGGAACCGGAGGTCGATCGGGTCGACGTCATCATCGACCACTACGAACACGACCACGACCACGACGCGACCTTCGAGGACATCCGCCCGAACGTCTCCTCGACCTCGACGATTCTCACCAAGTACATCCAGGAGCTGGACCTCAGCCTCGACCAGGCCGTGGCGACGGCGCTGCTGTACGGCATCCGGGCTGAGACGCTCGACTTCAAGCGCGACACCACGCCGGCGGACCTGACCGCGGCCGCCTACCTCTATCCCTTCGCCGACCACGACACCCTGGAGCAGGTCGAGTCGCCGTCGATGTCTCCGGAGACGCTCGACGTGCTCGCCGAGGCCATCCGCAACCGCGAGGTCAAGGGCTCGCACCTCGTCTCGAACGCCGGCTTCATCCGGGACCGGGACGCGCTCTCGCAGGCCGCCCAGCACCTCCTCAACCTCGAGGGGATCACGACGACCGCGGTGTTCGCCATCGCCGACGACACCATCTACCTCGCCGCCCGATCGAAGGACATCCGCATGAACATCGGGAAGGTGCTCAACGACGCTTTCGGCGAGATCGGCGACACCGCCGGTCACTCGACGGACGCCAGCGTGGAGATCCCGCTGGGCATCTTCACCGGCATCGAGACGAGCGAAGACAAACGGGACACGCTCCTCCGCCTCGCGGAGGAAGCCGTCAAGTCGAAGCTGTTCGAGGCGATGGGCGTCGACAGTTCGGGCGAGGGCTCGAACGGGAGCTAG